The following coding sequences are from one Bufo bufo chromosome 2, aBufBuf1.1, whole genome shotgun sequence window:
- the LOC120991224 gene encoding gastrula zinc finger protein XlCGF26.1-like isoform X2, with protein sequence MEEWEYIEGHKDLYKEAMMEEHQPLISQENPSKNSKENVMLSINYKIEEEDIMQLSSGENRITLNIQPRFQSTDLSYNPPNHEKSSPDQSQIVTPSTSEQRGKRNAKEFITKSSLSTRRRIQTVQKPYSCSKCGKCFLKKKHLIIHERDHIGEKPYSCSEYGKCFTDESSHVRHDRIHTGEKSYSCTEYKICFIDESSLVRHERIHTGAKPYSCSECGKCFKYKSRLVKHERSHTGEKPYSCSECSKRFTQKSHLVKHCRSHTGEKPFSCSECGKCFTNKSSLVTHIRIHTGEKPYSCSECGKSFIDKSHLVKHERNHTGQKPYSCSECGKCFTDKSILVRHKRIHAGEKPYSCSECGKYFTYESSLVRHERIHTGEKPYSCSECGKCFTVKSLLVTHQRIHTGEKPYSCSECGKCFTEKSCLVKHERSHTGEKPYSCSECGKCFTDKSHVVRHEKIHRGEKPYSCSECGKCFTEKSNLVKHESCHKGEKPYSCSECGKCFTQKSHLVKHDRSHTGEKQYSCSECGKLFTQKSHLLKHDRSHTGEKPYSCSKCGKCFIDKSHLVRHEKIHTGENPYSCSACG encoded by the exons atggaggagtgggagtatatagaaggacacaaggatctgtacaaggaggccatgatggaggagcaccagcctcttatatcacaag AGAATCCCAGTAAGAATTCTAAGGAAAACGTCATGTTATCAATAAATTATAAAATAGAAGAGGAAGATATCATGCAGCTCTCTTCAGGAGAAAACAGGATTACCCTTAATATACAGCCAAGATTTCAAAGTacagatctgtcatataatccCCCTAATCACGAGAAAtcttctcctgaccaatcacagattgttacaCCAAGTACAAGTGAGCAACGCGGTAAAAGAAATGCTAAAGAGTTCATAACGAAATCAAGTCTTTCTACACGCAGAAGAATTCAAACGGTGCAGAAACCATACTCGTGTTCTAAATGTGGGAAgtgctttttgaaaaaaaaacatcttattaTACATGAGAGGGATCacataggagagaagccatattcatgttcagaatatgggaaatgttttacagatgaaTCAAGTCATGTTAGACATgacagaattcacacaggagagaagtcatATTCGTGTACAGAATATAAGATATGTTTTATAGATGAATCGAGTCTTGTTAGAcatgaaagaattcacacaggagctaAGCCAtactcatgttcagaatgtgggaaatgctttaaatataaatcacgtcttgttaaacatgagagaagtcacacaggagagaaaccatattcatgttcagaatgttcgaaacgttttacacaaaaatcacatcttgttaaacattgtagaagtcacacaggagagaagccattttcatgttcagaatgcgggaaatgttttacaaataaatcaagtcttgttacacatattagaattcacacaggagagaagccatattcgtgttcagaatgtgggaaaagttttatagataaatcacatcttgttaaacatgagagaaatcacacaggacagaaaccatattcatgttcagaatgtgggaaatgttttacagataaatcaattCTTGTTAGACATAAGAGAATTCatgcaggagagaagccatattcatgttcagaatgtggaaaatattTTACATATGAATCaagtcttgttagacatgagagaattcacacaggagagaagccatattcatgttcagaatgtgggaagtgctttACAGTAAAATCACTTCTTGTTacacatcaaagaattcacacaggagagaagccatattcatgttcagaatgtggaaaatgttttacagagaaatcatgtcTTGTTAAGCATGAG agaagtcacacaggagagaagccatattcatgttcagaatgtgggaaatgttttacagataaatcgcATGTTGTTAGACATGAGAAAATTCAtagaggagagaagccatattcatgttcagaatgcgggaaatgttttacagagaaatccaatcttgttaaacatgagagttGTCATAAaggagaaaagccatattcatgttcagaatgtggcaaatgttttacacagaaatcacatcttgttaaacatgacagaagtcacacaggagagaagcaatattcgtgttcagaatgtgggaaattgtTTACACAAAAATCACATCTTCTTAAACATGacagaagtcacacaggggagaagccatattcatgttcaaaatgtgggaaatgttttatagataaatcacaccttgttagacatgagaaaattcacacaggagagaatccatattcatgttcagcatGTGGATAA
- the LOC120991224 gene encoding zinc finger protein OZF-like isoform X3 encodes MEEWEYIEGHKDLYKEAMMEEHQPLISQENPSKNSKENVMLSINYKIEEEDIMQLSSGENRITLNIQPRFQSTDLSYNPPNHEKSSPDQSQIVTPSTSEQRGKRNAKEFITKSSLSTRRRIQTVQKPYSCSKCGKCFLKKKHLIIHERDHIGEKPYSCSEYGKCFTDESSHVRHDRIHTGEKSYSCTEYKICFIDESSLVRHERIHTGAKPYSCSECGKCFKYKSRLVKHERSHTGEKPYSCSECSKRFTQKSHLVKHCRSHTGEKPFSCSECGKCFTNKSSLVTHIRIHTGEKPYSCSECGKSFIDKSHLVKHERNHTGQKPYSCSECGKCFTDKSILVRHKRIHAGEKPYSCSECGKYFTYESSLVRHERIHTGEKPYSCSECGKCFTVKSLLVTHQRIHTGEKPYSCSECGKCFTEKSCLVKHEIRHKGEKPYSCLECGKCFTQKSYLDTHNRSHTGEKPYSCSQCGKCFAQKTQLVKHDRSHTGEKPYSCSECGKCFTDKSHINHTLLDMRKFTQERIHIHVQHVDNSLQINQVLLDMREFTKERSHIQ; translated from the exons atggaggagtgggagtatatagaaggacacaaggatctgtacaaggaggccatgatggaggagcaccagcctcttatatcacaag AGAATCCCAGTAAGAATTCTAAGGAAAACGTCATGTTATCAATAAATTATAAAATAGAAGAGGAAGATATCATGCAGCTCTCTTCAGGAGAAAACAGGATTACCCTTAATATACAGCCAAGATTTCAAAGTacagatctgtcatataatccCCCTAATCACGAGAAAtcttctcctgaccaatcacagattgttacaCCAAGTACAAGTGAGCAACGCGGTAAAAGAAATGCTAAAGAGTTCATAACGAAATCAAGTCTTTCTACACGCAGAAGAATTCAAACGGTGCAGAAACCATACTCGTGTTCTAAATGTGGGAAgtgctttttgaaaaaaaaacatcttattaTACATGAGAGGGATCacataggagagaagccatattcatgttcagaatatgggaaatgttttacagatgaaTCAAGTCATGTTAGACATgacagaattcacacaggagagaagtcatATTCGTGTACAGAATATAAGATATGTTTTATAGATGAATCGAGTCTTGTTAGAcatgaaagaattcacacaggagctaAGCCAtactcatgttcagaatgtgggaaatgctttaaatataaatcacgtcttgttaaacatgagagaagtcacacaggagagaaaccatattcatgttcagaatgttcgaaacgttttacacaaaaatcacatcttgttaaacattgtagaagtcacacaggagagaagccattttcatgttcagaatgcgggaaatgttttacaaataaatcaagtcttgttacacatattagaattcacacaggagagaagccatattcgtgttcagaatgtgggaaaagttttatagataaatcacatcttgttaaacatgagagaaatcacacaggacagaaaccatattcatgttcagaatgtgggaaatgttttacagataaatcaattCTTGTTAGACATAAGAGAATTCatgcaggagagaagccatattcatgttcagaatgtggaaaatattTTACATATGAATCaagtcttgttagacatgagagaattcacacaggagagaagccatattcatgttcagaatgtgggaagtgctttACAGTAAAATCACTTCTTGTTacacatcaaagaattcacacaggagagaagccatattcatgttcagaatgtggaaaatgttttacagagaaatcatgtcTTGTTAAGCATGAGATACGTCAcaaaggagagaagccatattcatgtttagaatgtggaaaatgttttacgcaAAAATCTTATCTTGATACACATaacagaagtcacacaggagaaaagccatattcatgttcacaatgtggaaaatgttttgcaCAAAAAACACAACTTGTTAAACATgacagaagtcacacaggagagaagccatattcatgttcagaatgtgggaaatgttttacagataaatcgcAT ataaatcacaccttgttagacatgagaaaattcacacaggagagaatccatattcatgttcagcatGTGGATAATAGTTTACAGATCAATCaagtcttgttagacatgagagaatttACCAAGGAAAGAAGCCATATTCAGTAA
- the LOC120991224 gene encoding gastrula zinc finger protein XlCGF26.1-like isoform X1, protein MEEWEYIEGHKDLYKEAMMEEHQPLISQENPSKNSKENVMLSINYKIEEEDIMQLSSGENRITLNIQPRFQSTDLSYNPPNHEKSSPDQSQIVTPSTSEQRGKRNAKEFITKSSLSTRRRIQTVQKPYSCSKCGKCFLKKKHLIIHERDHIGEKPYSCSEYGKCFTDESSHVRHDRIHTGEKSYSCTEYKICFIDESSLVRHERIHTGAKPYSCSECGKCFKYKSRLVKHERSHTGEKPYSCSECSKRFTQKSHLVKHCRSHTGEKPFSCSECGKCFTNKSSLVTHIRIHTGEKPYSCSECGKSFIDKSHLVKHERNHTGQKPYSCSECGKCFTDKSILVRHKRIHAGEKPYSCSECGKYFTYESSLVRHERIHTGEKPYSCSECGKCFTVKSLLVTHQRIHTGEKPYSCSECGKCFTEKSCLVKHEIRHKGEKPYSCLECGKCFTQKSYLDTHNRSHTGEKPYSCSQCGKCFAQKTQLVKHDRSHTGEKPYSCSECGKCFTDKSHVVRHEKIHRGEKPYSCSECGKCFTEKSNLVKHESCHKGEKPYSCSECGKCFTQKSHLVKHDRSHTGEKQYSCSECGKLFTQKSHLLKHDRSHTGEKPYSCSKCGKCFIDKSHLVRHEKIHTGENPYSCSACG, encoded by the exons atggaggagtgggagtatatagaaggacacaaggatctgtacaaggaggccatgatggaggagcaccagcctcttatatcacaag AGAATCCCAGTAAGAATTCTAAGGAAAACGTCATGTTATCAATAAATTATAAAATAGAAGAGGAAGATATCATGCAGCTCTCTTCAGGAGAAAACAGGATTACCCTTAATATACAGCCAAGATTTCAAAGTacagatctgtcatataatccCCCTAATCACGAGAAAtcttctcctgaccaatcacagattgttacaCCAAGTACAAGTGAGCAACGCGGTAAAAGAAATGCTAAAGAGTTCATAACGAAATCAAGTCTTTCTACACGCAGAAGAATTCAAACGGTGCAGAAACCATACTCGTGTTCTAAATGTGGGAAgtgctttttgaaaaaaaaacatcttattaTACATGAGAGGGATCacataggagagaagccatattcatgttcagaatatgggaaatgttttacagatgaaTCAAGTCATGTTAGACATgacagaattcacacaggagagaagtcatATTCGTGTACAGAATATAAGATATGTTTTATAGATGAATCGAGTCTTGTTAGAcatgaaagaattcacacaggagctaAGCCAtactcatgttcagaatgtgggaaatgctttaaatataaatcacgtcttgttaaacatgagagaagtcacacaggagagaaaccatattcatgttcagaatgttcgaaacgttttacacaaaaatcacatcttgttaaacattgtagaagtcacacaggagagaagccattttcatgttcagaatgcgggaaatgttttacaaataaatcaagtcttgttacacatattagaattcacacaggagagaagccatattcgtgttcagaatgtgggaaaagttttatagataaatcacatcttgttaaacatgagagaaatcacacaggacagaaaccatattcatgttcagaatgtgggaaatgttttacagataaatcaattCTTGTTAGACATAAGAGAATTCatgcaggagagaagccatattcatgttcagaatgtggaaaatattTTACATATGAATCaagtcttgttagacatgagagaattcacacaggagagaagccatattcatgttcagaatgtgggaagtgctttACAGTAAAATCACTTCTTGTTacacatcaaagaattcacacaggagagaagccatattcatgttcagaatgtggaaaatgttttacagagaaatcatgtcTTGTTAAGCATGAGATACGTCAcaaaggagagaagccatattcatgtttagaatgtggaaaatgttttacgcaAAAATCTTATCTTGATACACATaacagaagtcacacaggagaaaagccatattcatgttcacaatgtggaaaatgttttgcaCAAAAAACACAACTTGTTAAACATgacagaagtcacacaggagagaagccatattcatgttcagaatgtgggaaatgttttacagataaatcgcATGTTGTTAGACATGAGAAAATTCAtagaggagagaagccatattcatgttcagaatgcgggaaatgttttacagagaaatccaatcttgttaaacatgagagttGTCATAAaggagaaaagccatattcatgttcagaatgtggcaaatgttttacacagaaatcacatcttgttaaacatgacagaagtcacacaggagagaagcaatattcgtgttcagaatgtgggaaattgtTTACACAAAAATCACATCTTCTTAAACATGacagaagtcacacaggggagaagccatattcatgttcaaaatgtgggaaatgttttatagataaatcacaccttgttagacatgagaaaattcacacaggagagaatccatattcatgttcagcatGTGGATAA